Sequence from the Bremerella volcania genome:
CCGTCCCAGTCACCTACGACCGGCTGATCGCCATCGTGACCCAGTTTGGCGTACATGTCTTCGTCGTCCCAGCGACCATTGCCGTTGAGATCGATGAACCAGTGACCATCGATGAAGACACCCAGTTCGCTGACTCCGTCACCATTGAAGTCGCCGGCGACCGGAATCGCATCCTTCGAGCCAAACAGACGATGAAGCGTTTCAGACTCTTCCCCTTCCTCGCCATCGGCCAGCAAGGTCCAGCTTGCCTGAGCGAGGTTTTCGGTGTTCCAAGGATTGAGGTCCCCGTTGGCCGAAGTGAGCCAGAACGATTCCGAAACTGCAACCGGTTCCTTACCCCGCGGATCGCCCGCATCGACGATACTCAGGTGCCAGGTGAAGCCGACCGCTGCCCCACCGTAGGGCTGAACGATTGTCGGCAGAGCCAACAACTCGGCCGGAGGAATCAGTTCTGGGCTTGGTGGCGGTACGGCAACCGGAGGAGGCGTTACCGGTGGAATTCCTGGTGGAATCTCTGGTGGTGGAATGAATGGCACGACGCGGATTTCGCTGAAGTTGTTTTCCTGCGATTCGGTTCCGCCGACCACGAAGATCCGAATGATCGCGTCGTTGCCTGGGTTGACCGACAGGGCCGAAACCTCAGGGCCGATGGTACCGGGGTTCACGGCCAGACCACCGGTGGTACCGACCGTATCGATGCTGTCGATGTAGCCATCGGGATGAATCTGATACACGGCATAAAAGCCGGTCTTGAGTCCATCAAATCGGTAAAAGCCATTGGCGTCGGTGACGACTCGGACAGGCCCATCGCCATAGATCCCTTGCAGCACCACGTCGCTATTGCCGTAAATCGGCTGACCCGAGAAGCCATCGCGAAGTTCGAGCACGACGCCAGCCAGTGGGGTATCGTCCGCCGTACGTAGCCCGTCGCGTAGCGAAGCAATATCGGCCGGTACTTCTCCAGTAGCATTCGAGATCACGGCACCATCTTGGAAGACGTAACCCGAAAGGGAAGCTGGCGGCAGTTCGCAGAAGTTGTGTTCGTCGAGGTGCTCGCCGGAATGGGTGACGATGCTCGAGATGACGTCGGTCACCGAGGCATCGGCCAGCCCGTTATGATCGATCTGGCCCCCCTGGAAGTAATTAGCCGGTTGCGATTCAACGACCGTGTAAGTGCCCGGCGGCAGGCCCTCGAATTGGTAATGACCATTGGCATCGGTGAACGTGGTGGCGATCTCGTTGCCGCCTGCATCGAGAAGCGTAATCTTCACGCCCGAAAGAGGCTGCTCATTGGGATCGAAGATACAGTCCTGATTCGGGTCGACGTGCACGAAACCACCGATCGAGGTCGGCAGCACTTCGCCGAAATCGTACTCAATACCCGATTGACCAAACTTCAGGTCGATCGTGTGGATCACGTCGCCAGGGTTCGTCGCGGAACCAATGGTCGATCCATTGATCGTACCAGCAGCGTCCAGACCGTCGAGGTAACCGGTTGGCTGCGTTTCGACAATCCGATAAACGCCCTTGGTCAGGCCAGTGAAGTGATAGAAGCCGTTATTATCGGTCACCAGGGTATTGACCAGGTTACCGTTCTCGTCGAACATGCGAACGGTCGTTCCGGCGATCCCTTCTTCCCCGGCTTCACGAATGCCGTTGTTGTTGCGGTCGTGGTAGACGTAGCCCGAAAGATCGGCAGGTTCGCTTTCGCAGAAGTCGTAATCTTCCCCATGCTGACCGGCCATCAAGGTGATCGTTTCAATGCGGTCGTTCCCGCCAAGCTCGCCGACGTGGATTCCATCAATGGTACCAATGTGGTCACCGCCATCGATCAAGCCTGGTGGCGTCACTTCGACAATCGTGTAGGTTCCCGGCAAGAGTTCGCCGAAGTAGTAGTCGCCATTGGCATCGGTTACGGTCGACTTCAACAGATTGCCAGCGGCATCGTAGAGATGGATCGTGGCACCCTCAACGGGCCGTTCGGTTGCGGAATCGAAATCACAATTCCCATCCTGGTCGGTTAGTCGGACCGTTCCCGAGATCGAGGCGTACAGGAATTCGCCAAAGTTGTAGTTGATACCGTGCTCGTCGCTACCGATGGCGATGCTGTTGATTTCGTCGCCAGGGTTCACCGCCACGCCGCGAACCACTCCGTTTATCGTACCGGCCTCGTCGAGTCCATCCTGGTAGGAAATCGGGTGCGTTTCGATCACGCGGTAGTTGCCAGGGACCAGATCGAGGAACTCGTAGTAGCCGTTCTCGTCGGTGGTGGTGAAGAACGTTTCGTTGGTGTCGGTATTGATGAGCGTAATGGTGACGTTGGCGATGCCTTCTTCACCGTCGTTCTTAGTGCCGTTCACGTTACGGTCGTGGTAGACGTAACCGCTGAGCGAGCCGTGTTTGATTTCACCGAAGTTGTATTCGATACCTTCGTCGCCCCATTTGACGTCGATGGTGTTGATTTCGTCCCCTGGGTTGACGGCGGCACCGACCGTGGTGCCAAAGATCGTACCGGCCGTGTCGAGGCCGTCGATGTACTCAAATGGTTGAATTTCGGCGAGGTGGTACTGCCCCTTGGAAAGTCCGACGAATTCGTAGAAGCCGTTGGCATCGGTGATGGCCAGGCCAGCAGGGATGTTGTTCTCGTCGTATAACTGAACGAGCACCCCTTCGATACCCTCTTCGCCTGCTTCACGAATGCCGTTATTGTTACGATCATGATAGACGTAACCCGAGATGCTGGCCGGCAGGTGTTCGCAGAAGTCGTAATGAACACCCGAATCGCCCGAGAGCAGTTCGATATCGGCGATGCGGTCGTTGCCGTCGAGGTTACCAACATGGATCCCGCCGATCGTCCCGACGTGGTCGCCACCATCGATCAGCCCTGGAGGAGTGATCTCTTCAATGGTGTAGACGCCAGGAAGCAGGTTACCAAAGTAGTAATCGCCGTTGGCATCGGTCGTGGTAGTCGCTATGAGGTTGCCTGCACTATCGTACAGATTGATCACGGCACCTTCGATCGGCGTCGTTTCGATCCCCTCGCCGTAGCAATTCCCTTCCGGGTCGGTCAGGTGAACGTGACCGCTGATTTCAGCAGGGCGAATCTCACCGAAGTTGTAGTTGATCCCTGAGTCACCACCCTTGAGCGTGATGGTACTGATGCGATCGCCTGGGTTGTTCGCGGCCCCCTTGATCACGCCATTGACGGTACCGGCGGTGTCTTTCCCGTCCTGGTAGGTCGGCGGCTGAACGACTTCCTGCACTTCGTACACGCCCGGCGGCATATTGGTGACTTTGTAGTAGCCGTTGGCATCGGTGGTCACCAAGAACGATTGAGGATTGCCCAGCACGTCGACCCCTTGCACGCGGATCTGAACGCCAGCGATCCCTTCTTCGCCTGCCTCTTTGATCCCGTCGTTGTCGCGGTCGTGATAGACGTAACCGTCGATCATCGCCGGCGTGGCTTCCGCGAAGTCGTAATCGATCGCCGCGGTGCCGCCCAGTGGAATGGTGATCTCAGTGAGCACGTCCGGATCGCCGGAAACGGTCGAACCGGTCGGGGTTCCTTCCACGGTGCCTGGTACAGCACCGACGCTGAAGTAACCGGTCGGCTGGGTTTCTCGAACCTGGTAGGTGCCTGGCTGGAGTCCGAGGTCTTCCCCGAAGAGGTAGTTACCGTTGGCGTCGGTCGTTACGGTATACCCCGTGTTGACGAAGACTCCGCCTTCCTTCTTCCACAGCGTGAGCGAAACGCCTGCGATGCCTAGCTCGCCGGTATCTTGTGTAAGGCTGAGGTTCGGGTCGTGGTAAACCGTACCACTGATGCTAATCGGCAGCGGCTGCTGAACGATGCTGCCGAACGCGCCGTCGGTTCGGTCTCGATGTCCGGTCGAGTTATCCTCGGGAAGATCCAAGCCAGACTCGGCCAGCTTGGAATCGTACATGTCGTAGAACTTGGTGTTGATCGTGGCGTTCTCGTAGTGAGCCGCCGAGAATTCGCCGGTGAGCAGCGTTCCGTGAAATTCCGCCCCCGAAGCGATCGGGTCGATCAGCGTTTCGGCTGGGTTGCTCGGATCGTAGATGATGACTTCGTCGACGTCGATCGAGAATCGCAGTTCTTCGCCAGCATCGAAGCCGACGAAATCGAGAATCAAACGGCTACCCCCGTCGGTAACCGTCGCGGTGATCGAATCAATCCCGTTGGCCGAAACGATCTGGAACGGAAATGAAGCATCGGCTCCTAGTCCACCAGGCGTGATATCGAAGATCATATCGCCGGTACTGAGACCAGGCAGGTTGCCAAAGTTTTCAATCTGGTCCCCATCGAAGATCAGACGTGTCAGCTGCGTTCCCTCGGCGCCACCTTCGAAAGTGACGATGAACGTATCGCCGTGCTCGTCACCGCCGGCGCCGTCCTCTTCGTGGTAGATCGCACCAAGCTGAATCGGATCGGCCGACATCACGCGGCGTGCTTCGAGTGCCTCGAGCCCGCGCGAGCGAACCGGACGATTGAGTGCAGCGTTCTTGCCGCCACCAAAAAAACTGCGAAAACGACGCAATGCGTCTCGATAATGGAAACCCATCAGGCGACTCCTGTGCCTTCCTTTCGCATCCCTGCGAAAATGGTGACCTAATTAATTCGAGAAACGGCTGACCGGGACCGTTAACACGGGGGGAGACTTCTGACGCGATTGGCCCAGGTCCCAGACGCGGATCGTGGTATCGAACCCGCTGGAAACCATCGTTTGCCCTTGAGCCGACAGCGTCGCGACAGTGCCATCATGGCCTGCCAGACGATCAATTTCTTCGTACGTATCCAAGCTCCACAAGCGAACTTCGTTGTCGCTTCCGCCGGTGGCAATCGTGCCTGGTTGAACGAGCGAAACGGAGAATACCTTCGCGTCGCCGGTCGGCATCGAAGCAAGCTTCTGCCCGCTGCTGACGTTGTGGACGGTCAGCTGGCGATCTTCACTTCCGCTGACGATCTGCGTGCCGTCGTCGGAGAATGCCAAGCCATGAATGCGCTCGTTATGAGCGCGGATGTCTTTCAGCTGAGTGCCGCTGGCGGCATCCCAAATACGAACGATGCCGGTACGTCCCGCGGCGGCGACCAGTTTTCCGTCCGGCGAGAAGGTGACGGCACGTAGATCGTTTCCGGCTGCTTTCCACTGTTGGAGTTTCTTGCCGGAGTAGGGATCGTAGACGACGACGCAGTCATCAAAACCGACGACTGCCAGCTTGGTTCCGTCGTGATTGAAGTCCAAAGCGGTGATCACGCTGGGAAATTCACTTCCGCTACGTAGCTGGATGTTTTCCTGTACGTCCCACAGAAGCACCTGGTGATCGTTCCCCGCCGTGGCCAACAACTTACCATTGGGCGAAAACTGCGCGGCACGGACCCAGTCGGTATGCTGCTTGAGCGTCACAATGACGCGTCCCGTCGCGATCTCCATGA
This genomic interval carries:
- a CDS encoding SdrD B-like domain-containing protein; translated protein: MGFHYRDALRRFRSFFGGGKNAALNRPVRSRGLEALEARRVMSADPIQLGAIYHEEDGAGGDEHGDTFIVTFEGGAEGTQLTRLIFDGDQIENFGNLPGLSTGDMIFDITPGGLGADASFPFQIVSANGIDSITATVTDGGSRLILDFVGFDAGEELRFSIDVDEVIIYDPSNPAETLIDPIASGAEFHGTLLTGEFSAAHYENATINTKFYDMYDSKLAESGLDLPEDNSTGHRDRTDGAFGSIVQQPLPISISGTVYHDPNLSLTQDTGELGIAGVSLTLWKKEGGVFVNTGYTVTTDANGNYLFGEDLGLQPGTYQVRETQPTGYFSVGAVPGTVEGTPTGSTVSGDPDVLTEITIPLGGTAAIDYDFAEATPAMIDGYVYHDRDNDGIKEAGEEGIAGVQIRVQGVDVLGNPQSFLVTTDANGYYKVTNMPPGVYEVQEVVQPPTYQDGKDTAGTVNGVIKGAANNPGDRISTITLKGGDSGINYNFGEIRPAEISGHVHLTDPEGNCYGEGIETTPIEGAVINLYDSAGNLIATTTTDANGDYYFGNLLPGVYTIEEITPPGLIDGGDHVGTIGGIHVGNLDGNDRIADIELLSGDSGVHYDFCEHLPASISGYVYHDRNNNGIREAGEEGIEGVLVQLYDENNIPAGLAITDANGFYEFVGLSKGQYHLAEIQPFEYIDGLDTAGTIFGTTVGAAVNPGDEINTIDVKWGDEGIEYNFGEIKHGSLSGYVYHDRNVNGTKNDGEEGIANVTITLINTDTNETFFTTTDENGYYEFLDLVPGNYRVIETHPISYQDGLDEAGTINGVVRGVAVNPGDEINSIAIGSDEHGINYNFGEFLYASISGTVRLTDQDGNCDFDSATERPVEGATIHLYDAAGNLLKSTVTDANGDYYFGELLPGTYTIVEVTPPGLIDGGDHIGTIDGIHVGELGGNDRIETITLMAGQHGEDYDFCESEPADLSGYVYHDRNNNGIREAGEEGIAGTTVRMFDENGNLVNTLVTDNNGFYHFTGLTKGVYRIVETQPTGYLDGLDAAGTINGSTIGSATNPGDVIHTIDLKFGQSGIEYDFGEVLPTSIGGFVHVDPNQDCIFDPNEQPLSGVKITLLDAGGNEIATTFTDANGHYQFEGLPPGTYTVVESQPANYFQGGQIDHNGLADASVTDVISSIVTHSGEHLDEHNFCELPPASLSGYVFQDGAVISNATGEVPADIASLRDGLRTADDTPLAGVVLELRDGFSGQPIYGNSDVVLQGIYGDGPVRVVTDANGFYRFDGLKTGFYAVYQIHPDGYIDSIDTVGTTGGLAVNPGTIGPEVSALSVNPGNDAIIRIFVVGGTESQENNFSEIRVVPFIPPPEIPPGIPPVTPPPVAVPPPSPELIPPAELLALPTIVQPYGGAAVGFTWHLSIVDAGDPRGKEPVAVSESFWLTSANGDLNPWNTENLAQASWTLLADGEEGEESETLHRLFGSKDAIPVAGDFNGDGVSELGVFIDGHWFIDLNGNGRWDDEDMYAKLGHDGDQPVVGDWDGDGKDDIGIYGKAWPNDPRAVKEEPGLPDAENNFVSIEKPKNIPPKEEHAPHGTRVLKVAQHGKFRQDLIDHTFHFGVGGDHALVGDWNGDGISTIAVFRNGTWHVDSNGDGRWNPEVDAAFAYGEEGDIPVVGDWNGDGIDEIGVYRGGNWIVDDNGNHVMEPTDKVFQLGEWDDVPTVGDWDGNGTDDPGVFHANKEGSVTVASRKAG
- a CDS encoding WD40 repeat domain-containing protein, with product MIKQIIGTTAVIATWIVPSIALAQVSAVKLSHTIQLKPDAERLHPPVVSQVEIHPTGKLMAVAGDDHFVRIMEIATGRVIVTLKQHTDWVRAAQFSPNGKLLATAGNDHQVLLWDVQENIQLRSGSEFPSVITALDFNHDGTKLAVVGFDDCVVVYDPYSGKKLQQWKAAGNDLRAVTFSPDGKLVAAAGRTGIVRIWDAASGTQLKDIRAHNERIHGLAFSDDGTQIVSGSEDRQLTVHNVSSGQKLASMPTGDAKVFSVSLVQPGTIATGGSDNEVRLWSLDTYEEIDRLAGHDGTVATLSAQGQTMVSSGFDTTIRVWDLGQSRQKSPPVLTVPVSRFSN